The genomic region AGGGGGCAGCCCGCAGCTTAGGGGTGGGGGACGTGCGTTCCTTAAATACATGGGGAACCCAGGGATTGCTGCCCGACGTGACCGTACTATTGGATGTTGACCCGCTGGATGCTGCCCGCCGCCGCGACGGAGCGCAAGACCGGTTAGAGCTGGAAGGCGTGGCGTTTCAACAGGCCGTGCGGGAACAGTACTTGCAGATAAAAGAGGGATCTGACGGCAGGGTTAAGCTAGTTAATGCCGGTGAGGCCCCCGGTGCTGTTCAGGCGCAGATCCGGCGGGTGCTAACCCCGGTCATCGAGCAGTGGCGCCGCTGTCGCGGCGTGCGGGAAGGCGCGGGGCGACCAGCACGTGGGAAGGCGCGGGGCAGTGACAGTTTGGGATGAGCTGGTAGGGCAAGAACACGCAGTGTCTATTCTGCGCAACGCTGCGACGCAGGCTCGTGCAATTGTGGGCCAGGAACGCGGTGGCGACCCCAAGAGCGGGGGGCAAGGGATGACGCATTCGTGGCTGATCACTGGCCCACCGGGATCTGGGCGCTCCACTGTTGCACGCGCGTTTGCGGCGGCACTGCAATGCACGGGCCCAACAGTTGGGTGTGGGCAGTGCGCGGGGTGCCGCACCACAATGCTGAAAAGTCACTCGGATGTGACAGACCTGGATACGTCAACAGTTATTATCACGATCGATCAGGTTAGGGAATTGATCCGCGAAGCGCAGACCGCACCCGCCCTAGGGCGGTGGCGGGTTGTGCTCGTGGAGGACGCGGACCGGATGCTGGAACGCACCTCGAACGTCTTGTTGAAATCCATTGAGGAACCACCCGAGCGCACGGTGTGGATTCTGTGTGCCCCCAGCCCGGAAGATTTGATTGTCACGATTCGTTCCCGCTGCCGTCACGTTCAACTGCAGGTACCGTCTGTTCATGCGGTGTCTGACTTGCTTGTGAAGCGGGGGGTAGATCCGCAGCAGGCACGGTTGTGCGCGCAGCTTTCGCAGGGGCATGTTGGTCGCGCGCAGGGGCTTGCGGATGATCCTAATCAGGTTGAGGAGCGGCGAGAGCTTTTGAGCTTGGCTGTCCGCGCCCGCAGTGTGGGGCAGGCAGTTTTGAACGCGGACACCCTTTTGGAGCAGGTGAAAACACAGGCTGGAGCGGAGATTGACGCGGCCGATGAGCGCGAGATTCAAGCGTTGAAACGCACTTTGGGGGTGGATGGGGAAAAGCGTTTAGACCCTTCCACTAGGGCGCAGATAAAAACGGTTGAGGACCAGCAGAAGCGGCGCCGCGACCGCCGTCAGCGTGACGCTATAGATCGGGTAATGGTAGACCTGTTGGGGTTATTGCGCGATGTGTTGATTACGCAGTTAGGGGCCGGAATGGACCTCATAAATGTAGACCTTTCTAACCAGGTTGAAAGCATGGCGGGGCGAACGGACGCATCCCGAACCTTGGCGCGTATGAACGCGATCGATCGGGCGCGTGAACGCATGGCAGCGAACGTGCCTCCGCTTCTGGTGTTGGAAAGCCTACTGGTGTCCCTGATTTGACGCTGAGGTTTCGTGTAGCTCCTCGTTCGGGGTGTCTGTTAACGTAAAGCAGACGCGGTATTTCCGCGACCTGTAGTTCGAACATCTACTTTTGAGGATGGATAATGAACAAACGCATAGTTGCCATTTTGGCTACGGCGCTGCTGGTAGCGGGGTGTTCCGCGGGAGGTTCCGCAGAAGAATCTAAGAATGGAGCTCATTCTGAAAAGTCGTCTGACCCAAAATTGCAGGTTTTCTACGATCAGGAAGTTAAATGGGGATCCTGTGATGGCGATGCGCAGGTAGCGGAGATTTCCCAAAATCGTTTGCAAGGTAAGCAGTATCAGTGTGCGAATGTCAAGGTACCTGTGGATTACCAGAAACCTGAGGGGCCATCAGTGCAGCTGCGGGTTGCACGTTTTTCGCAAGATGGTTCGCATAATCGGACTCCTTTGGTGTACAACCCGGGTGGGCCGGGTGGCAGTGCGATCGGTGGACTGGCATCTATGGTTGAGAGCGTTTTTTCGAAGGACGTGCTGGGTAAGTACGATTTGGTTGCGCCAGATCCGCGTGGGGTTGGGCTGTCGGCACCTGTAAAGTGCTTGACGCCGGAGCAGACAGATAAGATGCGTGCGTCCGATGAGTCGTCTTTGGATAAGATCCGTTCTACTATGGCGAAAATGGGTAAGCAGTGTTTAGAGGAATCTGAGCAGATGACCCGCCATGCAGATACGGATTCGGTGGTGAAAGACCTGGATGTTCTGCGCGCTGCGATGCGGCAGAAGAAGCTGAACTACGTGGGTTTTTCTTATGGCACACTCGTGGGAATCAAGTATGCGGATGCGTTTGGTAAGAATGTTGGCCGCATGGTTTTGGATGGGGCGTTGGACCCGGCTGCGAATGTGAATGAGATTTCGCAGGGGCAAGCTGAGGGGTTTGAGGCGTCTGTGGACCATTGGATTGAGCTGGCTACGAAGAACGGTGAGTTGCCAGACCAGCTGCCGCGAGGTCAGGCGAAGACGATGATTAGGACATGGTTGGATCAACTTGAGAGTAAACCGTTGCCTACAGCGGATCCTAACCGTCCCCTCACGAAGTCGTTGGCGATGTCCGCGATATTGGCGGGTATGTATTCCACCGATTCGTATAAGTACGTCACCCAAGGTGTGATGCAGGCAATGGGGAGTAAAGATGGGTCTATTTTGTTGCAGATAGCCGACTTGTATGCAGATAGGAAGCCTGACGGTTCATATTCTTCTAACTCTTTTGATGCGTTTAATGTGGTTAATGCACTCGATTACAAACCGGTGGGAACACCTAAGGAGTGGGAGAAGACTGCAGAAGAACTGAAGAAGAAGTTGCCGTTTGTGGGTTCGGAATTCTCTTACGCTTCTGCTGGGT from Gleimia hominis harbors:
- a CDS encoding alpha/beta hydrolase; protein product: MNKRIVAILATALLVAGCSAGGSAEESKNGAHSEKSSDPKLQVFYDQEVKWGSCDGDAQVAEISQNRLQGKQYQCANVKVPVDYQKPEGPSVQLRVARFSQDGSHNRTPLVYNPGGPGGSAIGGLASMVESVFSKDVLGKYDLVAPDPRGVGLSAPVKCLTPEQTDKMRASDESSLDKIRSTMAKMGKQCLEESEQMTRHADTDSVVKDLDVLRAAMRQKKLNYVGFSYGTLVGIKYADAFGKNVGRMVLDGALDPAANVNEISQGQAEGFEASVDHWIELATKNGELPDQLPRGQAKTMIRTWLDQLESKPLPTADPNRPLTKSLAMSAILAGMYSTDSYKYVTQGVMQAMGSKDGSILLQIADLYADRKPDGSYSSNSFDAFNVVNALDYKPVGTPKEWEKTAEELKKKLPFVGSEFSYASAGLVDWPVKAPGERKALSASEAPEFLIVGTKNDPATPYKWAVNMHEAAAKSRLVSWNGWGHCAYRQDGSAGVRSTVDKYLIDGKVPEEDVSFDD
- the tmk gene encoding dTMP kinase; its protein translation is MGNGLFITFEGVDASGKTTQIERTAQWLEETLGVRVVTTREPGGTPLGQQIRELILHGPGDMDDRCEALLYAADRAYHVATKIRPALAAGQVVLQDRYLDSSVAYQGAARSLGVGDVRSLNTWGTQGLLPDVTVLLDVDPLDAARRRDGAQDRLELEGVAFQQAVREQYLQIKEGSDGRVKLVNAGEAPGAVQAQIRRVLTPVIEQWRRCRGVREGAGRPARGKARGSDSLG
- a CDS encoding DNA polymerase III subunit delta', encoding MTVWDELVGQEHAVSILRNAATQARAIVGQERGGDPKSGGQGMTHSWLITGPPGSGRSTVARAFAAALQCTGPTVGCGQCAGCRTTMLKSHSDVTDLDTSTVIITIDQVRELIREAQTAPALGRWRVVLVEDADRMLERTSNVLLKSIEEPPERTVWILCAPSPEDLIVTIRSRCRHVQLQVPSVHAVSDLLVKRGVDPQQARLCAQLSQGHVGRAQGLADDPNQVEERRELLSLAVRARSVGQAVLNADTLLEQVKTQAGAEIDAADEREIQALKRTLGVDGEKRLDPSTRAQIKTVEDQQKRRRDRRQRDAIDRVMVDLLGLLRDVLITQLGAGMDLINVDLSNQVESMAGRTDASRTLARMNAIDRARERMAANVPPLLVLESLLVSLI